Proteins encoded by one window of Shewanella avicenniae:
- the recB gene encoding exodeoxyribonuclease V subunit beta, which yields MSTPQLLNPLTLPLHGARLIEASAGTGKTYTISGLYLRLLLGIGVESALTCEQILVVTFTNAATEELRDRIRSRIRQAYRACLGLPEADDFIQTLLAPLNDEQRHQALIRLDLALKSLDEAAIFTIHGFCQRILSDLAFESSLLFEAEFTLDDSEFLHHAVRDFWREHCYSLSGVLAQTIQSLFEEPQKLQGMLRPLLGNSEAIASPTPLAFENIATALLPKLARLKQQWSSARETLQQQLFSLSLNASRYGSQAAGYPKLVAAFEAMDAWVTSQHALPVEDVIDKLSLAKLKVNKTSAPAPTAEQAPLMALIDEISELLSNIKPAFLYLARDNIRARFQAQKAQRNVLTPDDLLSTLAHALGHQQQDQTAGQVLAKEVAKRFPMALIDEFQDTDPLQFAIFSRIYQQYYSFDDAEQQIGEQTRAALLMIGDPKQAIYAFRGGDIHTYIAAKHTTQGQYTLGTNYRSSESMVTAVNTLFSRHPAPFAGEDIPFEAVEVPPSATHKQLVSAEDNHAMQIRLLAEDAEAGLSKDPARELLAEDAAEQILALLQQDSQLQNGTKSRRLIARDIAVLVRDHNEASAMKLALSRRNIGAVFLSRDSVFGTVEARELALILTALINPREEFALRSAMATQLLGQTIGQIHQFNLQEDVRAWWLEQFERWHQLWLTRGIMPAIIQLAADTEMIQRLLNSENGERCLTDLRHLCELLQQKAAEADGPAALLHWYEQQLVDAQNGEEQQLRLESEQNLVQIVTIHKSKGLEYPVCFVPFVSLGYHSRTPEPLLYHDNNQLIWDLSGDKDAIDQQKQEQLAEDLRLLYVALTRPVYRCYLSVANYSRKLKAGIKSYLPNTAIGYLLGLDNEDLSFAELATHINQLSSAAISVTSIVPQGVSGSLQANDETRQNVTPLQLEIPAQHYWRVGSYSGLIKESQHHGVSEVDDLSSELPPQSPGMDDEVFDPLLAQLPAPEQAPAPRFLFEKGANAGSFMHQVLEDLDFDASDKAAALAAVLPNAMRKYGIAETEYPVLLEWYQQILAAPLGSEMRDKGLSLAVLKANDAIAEMEFYLPVAELDCHALNALLAQYGYQAGLSFETLRGMLKGFIDLTFQFHNRWYIADYKSNHLGNSFTDYHGSNLQQAMFEHRYDLQYLLYTLALHRQLSKRMQDYQYQRDIGGCYYLFLRGMSPEHPQAGIYYDRPPQALIEALDALFSGESAANADKDVDGTNSPSPLTPTAQQSQLDLELF from the coding sequence ATGAGTACACCACAACTGCTTAATCCGCTCACGTTACCGCTTCACGGTGCACGCTTGATTGAAGCCAGTGCGGGCACAGGTAAAACCTATACGATTTCGGGGCTGTATTTACGCTTATTGCTGGGGATTGGTGTTGAAAGCGCCCTCACCTGTGAACAAATTTTGGTGGTGACGTTCACCAACGCCGCCACCGAAGAACTGCGCGATCGGATCCGCAGCAGAATCCGCCAAGCTTATCGCGCCTGTTTAGGGCTGCCCGAAGCCGATGATTTTATTCAAACCCTGTTAGCACCTCTGAATGACGAACAGCGTCATCAAGCATTGATACGCTTAGATCTGGCGCTGAAATCCCTTGATGAGGCAGCCATTTTTACCATTCACGGTTTCTGCCAGCGTATTCTCAGCGATTTAGCCTTTGAATCGAGCTTACTGTTTGAAGCCGAATTCACCCTCGATGACAGCGAATTTTTACATCATGCGGTGCGTGATTTTTGGCGGGAACACTGTTACTCACTCTCTGGCGTGTTAGCGCAAACGATTCAGTCGCTATTCGAAGAGCCGCAAAAATTACAAGGCATGTTGCGGCCACTGTTGGGCAATTCTGAGGCCATTGCCTCACCAACACCGTTAGCGTTTGAAAACATCGCTACGGCGTTGTTACCTAAGTTGGCGCGGCTGAAACAACAATGGTCAAGTGCGCGCGAAACACTGCAACAGCAACTGTTTAGTTTGTCGTTGAATGCCAGCCGTTACGGCAGCCAAGCGGCAGGTTATCCAAAACTGGTGGCCGCGTTTGAAGCAATGGATGCTTGGGTTACATCACAACATGCGCTTCCCGTTGAAGACGTGATTGATAAGCTGTCATTAGCTAAGCTCAAGGTAAATAAAACCAGTGCGCCGGCCCCCACAGCTGAGCAAGCGCCACTGATGGCGTTAATTGATGAAATTTCTGAGCTGTTAAGCAACATCAAACCTGCGTTTTTGTACTTGGCCAGGGATAATATTCGCGCGCGCTTTCAAGCTCAAAAGGCGCAGCGTAATGTGCTGACCCCAGATGATTTACTGTCAACCTTAGCCCATGCCCTTGGGCATCAACAGCAAGACCAAACTGCAGGGCAAGTGTTGGCCAAAGAGGTCGCGAAACGCTTCCCAATGGCGCTAATCGACGAGTTTCAAGATACCGACCCGCTGCAATTTGCGATTTTTTCTCGGATCTATCAACAGTACTACTCGTTTGATGATGCTGAACAGCAGATTGGCGAGCAAACCCGCGCCGCATTATTGATGATCGGTGACCCAAAACAGGCAATTTACGCCTTTCGTGGGGGGGATATCCATACTTACATTGCCGCCAAACACACCACCCAAGGGCAATACACCTTAGGCACCAACTATCGCTCCAGTGAATCGATGGTGACCGCGGTTAACACCCTGTTTAGTCGACATCCCGCGCCCTTTGCCGGTGAAGATATTCCGTTTGAAGCGGTTGAAGTGCCACCCTCCGCGACACACAAGCAGCTAGTGAGCGCTGAAGATAATCATGCGATGCAGATCCGCCTATTGGCAGAAGATGCTGAAGCGGGATTGAGCAAAGATCCGGCGCGGGAACTGCTGGCAGAAGATGCCGCTGAACAGATTCTGGCATTGCTGCAGCAAGACAGTCAGCTGCAAAATGGCACAAAATCGCGTCGGCTGATAGCCAGAGATATTGCGGTGCTGGTGCGCGATCACAACGAAGCCTCGGCCATGAAGCTAGCTTTATCGCGGCGTAACATCGGTGCGGTATTTCTCAGTCGAGATAGCGTGTTTGGCACGGTTGAAGCGCGCGAATTAGCACTTATCTTGACTGCACTTATCAATCCGCGTGAAGAATTCGCGCTACGCAGCGCGATGGCCACCCAACTGCTTGGGCAGACGATCGGCCAGATCCACCAATTTAATCTGCAAGAAGATGTACGGGCGTGGTGGTTAGAACAATTTGAACGTTGGCATCAGCTATGGCTCACACGTGGCATTATGCCCGCCATTATTCAGTTAGCGGCTGATACTGAGATGATCCAACGCTTACTGAACAGTGAGAACGGTGAACGCTGCCTCACCGATTTACGCCATCTGTGTGAATTATTGCAACAAAAAGCCGCAGAGGCGGATGGCCCGGCCGCATTGCTTCACTGGTATGAACAACAGCTGGTGGACGCTCAAAACGGTGAAGAGCAACAGCTGCGTTTAGAAAGCGAACAAAACTTAGTGCAAATCGTCACCATTCATAAAAGTAAAGGCTTGGAATATCCCGTATGTTTTGTGCCGTTCGTTAGCCTTGGATACCACAGTCGCACACCAGAGCCACTGCTCTATCATGACAATAATCAGCTTATTTGGGATCTGTCTGGTGATAAAGATGCGATCGATCAGCAGAAGCAGGAGCAACTAGCAGAAGATTTGCGGCTGTTGTACGTGGCATTGACCCGCCCTGTATATCGCTGCTACCTATCAGTAGCCAACTACTCACGCAAGCTTAAGGCTGGCATCAAGAGTTATTTGCCAAATACCGCGATTGGCTATCTGTTAGGGCTGGACAACGAAGATCTCAGCTTTGCGGAGTTAGCAACCCATATCAATCAGCTCAGTTCCGCCGCCATTTCGGTCACTAGCATAGTGCCGCAAGGAGTGAGTGGCAGTCTGCAAGCCAATGACGAAACGCGGCAGAACGTTACACCGTTGCAGCTAGAAATTCCTGCACAGCATTACTGGCGCGTTGGCAGTTACAGTGGCTTGATTAAGGAATCACAGCACCACGGCGTTTCTGAAGTTGATGACCTCAGCAGCGAACTGCCGCCACAATCACCAGGCATGGATGACGAAGTGTTTGATCCTCTACTGGCGCAACTGCCTGCACCGGAACAGGCGCCCGCACCGCGATTTTTGTTTGAAAAAGGAGCCAATGCCGGTTCTTTTATGCACCAAGTGTTAGAAGATCTCGATTTTGACGCAAGCGATAAAGCCGCCGCGCTGGCAGCGGTGCTGCCAAATGCAATGCGCAAATATGGGATAGCGGAGACTGAATACCCAGTGTTACTGGAATGGTATCAGCAGATCCTCGCTGCGCCACTCGGTAGCGAAATGCGTGACAAAGGCTTAAGTCTCGCGGTTCTAAAAGCAAACGATGCAATTGCGGAAATGGAGTTTTATTTACCGGTCGCTGAACTCGATTGCCACGCACTAAACGCGCTGCTGGCACAATACGGCTACCAAGCGGGGCTGAGCTTTGAAACCTTGCGCGGAATGCTCAAAGGCTTTATCGACTTAACCTTTCAGTTCCACAATCGCTGGTATATTGCCGACTATAAATCGAATCACTTGGGCAACAGTTTTACCGATTACCACGGCTCAAATTTGCAGCAAGCCATGTTCGAGCATCGCTACGATTTGCAGTACTTACTGTACACCTTAGCCTTGCATCGCCAGTTGTCCAAACGGATGCAAGATTATCAATATCAACGCGATATCGGTGGTTGCTATTACCTGTTTCTTCGCGGCATGTCCCCCGAACATCCGCAAGCGGGGATTTATTATGATCGGCCACCGCAAGCATTAATCGAAGCGTTAGATGCACTCTTCAGTGGGGAGTCTGCAGCCAACGCAGATAAAGACGTTGATGGCACTAATTCACCGTCACCGTTAACGCCCACTGCGCAGCAGTCACAACTCGATTTGGAGCTGTTTTAA
- the recC gene encoding exodeoxyribonuclease V subunit gamma gives MFKLIQSNKMELLSATLADQIRTPLAGQSPLSSEHILVQSPGMSTWLRLEIAKHNGIAAGLEFPLPSSFIWQLCHTLLLDVPQENAFTKEAMTWKLLSLLPTLIEQPIYAPLARYLHQASSQPELKRYQLAARIADIFDQYLVYRPDWIADWEAEQQPINLSDDQAWQPQLWRELVAYNHSLGLSHYHRANLHQALVDVLQDDSKPLPQLPARLFVFGISSIPPQTLSVLHALGHRIPVTVLSLSPCQHYWGDIVNPKARARINLTYGEKRQLPENWQENLIVGNPLLANNGKLGRELLDLMLELPADAIELGDDLFYPAGDDKLLRGIQQDILDMETRGRLLGPDSELYLSLDGRRILADDDDSLLLRSCHSPLREVETLHDHLQFMLANNPQLSAKDIVVMLPDVAAYAPYIDAVFSRREGRFNIPYAIADRGASQESPLINGFLALLNINRSRFALTEVLAILEVPATLKRFGLDDEELALIRQWLDKAGIRWGRSGKSRTQQQLPAFEQNSWAVGLKRLILGYALEDDADLYANHLAVAGVEGQNAQALGKLFNFIESLDELSVQLNQPVDVAPRIQQLSAICDSFYSSSDDRDTQALMTINAAIAKLESELFKAGFDEPLDNSILQQWFSSQLDESRVGQRYLAGSVNFCTLMPMRSIPFKVVCLLGMNDGLYPRVQHPIGFDLMAQQPPRKGDRSRRLDDRYLFLEALLSARQQLYISYVGRSQRDNSPRNPSMLIAELLEYCQLTCMPASLATQFVAEPLTADQLTRLEQTLNARLIKQQPLQPFDASLYQAELLQQHGDLPLTPSFSSQWCPTPIESITAFADGTPLIAEQLDTQETMAELQIIELQALVRFYRNPAQYFFNRSLKLDLSIALDADDNDEPFKPDGLQRYQMQLEMINDALAHEGVMQADVAQKLKASGRLPNAPFDEITLNQYRRDTAPLIERCQFLRGDNQAKLDIDLPFPALKLRLQGHLDNVAGKGLVDYRPGKANGKDLIRVYLRHLAMNCSGLQRHSYLLDIHDFHAFSPLSSEQAHVQLSVWLQYFLSGQTTPIMLMPKTSLAYVMSDGEHQERLQECRKTWEASQIGGEGADPHYQRCFQYPDDFTEDNFGAIALTLLQPLQSLYSKGKLEQLGDFVANGGMTLQGAAQ, from the coding sequence ATGTTCAAACTTATTCAGTCCAACAAAATGGAATTGCTCTCCGCAACTTTGGCAGATCAGATCCGCACGCCACTCGCGGGGCAATCACCGCTAAGTTCTGAGCATATTTTGGTACAAAGCCCGGGGATGTCGACCTGGCTCAGACTAGAAATTGCCAAACACAATGGCATCGCCGCAGGATTAGAATTCCCCTTACCTTCGAGCTTTATTTGGCAGTTATGCCATACGCTACTGCTTGATGTGCCACAAGAAAACGCCTTTACTAAAGAGGCCATGACTTGGAAGCTGCTTTCCTTGCTGCCGACGCTTATCGAGCAACCAATCTATGCGCCGTTAGCTCGCTATCTTCATCAAGCGTCATCGCAGCCGGAACTTAAACGTTATCAATTGGCCGCCCGTATCGCTGACATTTTCGACCAATATTTAGTGTACCGCCCTGATTGGATTGCTGACTGGGAAGCAGAACAACAGCCTATTAACCTGAGCGACGACCAAGCATGGCAGCCACAGCTATGGCGCGAACTGGTTGCTTATAATCATTCACTCGGGTTAAGCCATTATCACCGTGCCAACCTACATCAAGCCTTAGTCGATGTGTTGCAGGACGACAGCAAGCCGTTACCTCAATTGCCCGCGCGGCTGTTTGTGTTTGGAATCTCGTCAATCCCACCGCAAACATTAAGTGTGTTACATGCGCTTGGGCATCGTATTCCGGTCACTGTGTTAAGTCTCAGTCCTTGCCAGCATTATTGGGGCGACATTGTTAATCCTAAGGCCAGGGCGCGGATTAATCTGACCTATGGCGAGAAGCGACAACTGCCCGAAAATTGGCAAGAGAACCTGATTGTTGGCAATCCATTACTGGCCAATAACGGCAAATTGGGGCGTGAATTACTCGATTTGATGTTAGAGCTGCCTGCTGATGCCATTGAACTTGGCGATGACCTGTTTTATCCCGCAGGTGACGACAAGCTGCTGCGCGGTATTCAGCAAGATATTCTCGATATGGAAACCCGTGGCCGTTTGTTAGGCCCTGATAGCGAGCTGTACCTCAGCCTCGATGGGCGGCGTATATTGGCGGATGATGACGATTCGCTACTGCTGCGCAGCTGCCACTCACCGCTGCGTGAAGTGGAAACCTTGCATGATCATCTGCAATTTATGTTGGCAAACAATCCGCAGCTATCTGCCAAAGATATCGTGGTGATGCTGCCAGACGTAGCAGCTTACGCTCCTTACATAGATGCAGTGTTTTCGCGGCGTGAAGGCCGTTTCAATATTCCCTATGCCATTGCTGACCGTGGTGCCAGCCAAGAGTCGCCGTTAATTAACGGTTTTCTTGCGCTGTTGAATATCAATCGCAGTCGCTTTGCCTTAACAGAGGTACTCGCGATTCTTGAAGTGCCCGCCACCTTAAAACGGTTTGGGCTGGACGATGAAGAGTTAGCGCTGATACGCCAATGGCTCGATAAAGCCGGTATACGCTGGGGGCGCAGCGGCAAAAGCCGCACCCAGCAGCAACTACCTGCGTTTGAACAAAACTCATGGGCGGTAGGATTAAAGCGCCTCATCCTTGGGTATGCACTTGAAGATGATGCCGATTTATATGCTAACCATCTCGCTGTCGCTGGGGTTGAAGGTCAAAACGCCCAAGCGTTGGGTAAACTATTCAATTTTATTGAATCATTAGACGAGTTAAGTGTTCAACTCAATCAACCCGTGGATGTTGCCCCGCGTATTCAACAACTTAGTGCAATTTGTGACAGCTTTTATAGCAGCAGCGATGACCGCGACACTCAAGCGTTAATGACTATTAATGCCGCCATCGCCAAATTAGAGTCAGAATTATTCAAAGCAGGTTTTGACGAGCCACTCGACAACAGCATTCTGCAACAGTGGTTTAGCAGTCAGTTAGACGAATCGCGCGTCGGCCAGCGCTATCTGGCAGGAAGCGTCAACTTCTGCACCTTGATGCCGATGCGTTCAATTCCGTTCAAAGTCGTCTGCTTACTCGGGATGAATGACGGTCTGTACCCTCGAGTGCAACATCCTATTGGTTTTGATTTGATGGCACAGCAGCCACCGCGTAAAGGTGACCGCTCACGGCGACTCGATGATCGTTATCTATTTTTGGAAGCGTTGTTATCAGCCAGACAGCAACTCTACATCAGTTATGTAGGGCGTTCGCAGCGGGATAACAGCCCGCGCAATCCATCGATGCTGATTGCCGAACTGTTGGAATACTGCCAGTTAACTTGTATGCCGGCGTCACTGGCCACGCAGTTCGTGGCTGAACCGCTGACTGCTGACCAACTGACGCGACTAGAGCAAACGCTCAATGCACGCTTGATTAAACAACAGCCGTTACAGCCATTTGATGCATCGCTGTATCAAGCTGAGTTATTACAGCAGCACGGCGACTTGCCGTTGACGCCTTCGTTTTCCAGCCAATGGTGTCCAACCCCAATTGAATCAATAACTGCGTTTGCTGACGGTACGCCATTGATCGCTGAACAATTGGACACGCAAGAGACCATGGCGGAACTCCAAATCATCGAGTTACAAGCCTTAGTCCGTTTCTATCGTAACCCTGCACAATATTTCTTTAACCGTAGCCTGAAGCTCGATTTATCCATCGCGTTAGATGCCGATGATAACGACGAGCCATTTAAACCCGATGGTTTGCAACGCTATCAGATGCAGCTTGAGATGATTAACGATGCACTAGCCCATGAGGGTGTGATGCAAGCAGATGTCGCGCAAAAGCTCAAAGCCAGCGGGCGCTTGCCTAATGCCCCGTTTGATGAAATCACCTTGAACCAATATCGGCGCGACACGGCGCCCTTAATCGAGCGATGTCAGTTTTTACGCGGCGATAATCAAGCCAAATTGGACATTGATTTGCCATTCCCAGCACTAAAACTGCGGCTGCAAGGCCACCTTGATAACGTTGCGGGTAAAGGCTTAGTGGATTACCGGCCGGGCAAGGCCAATGGTAAGGATCTGATACGGGTCTATTTGCGCCACTTGGCGATGAACTGCAGCGGTTTACAGCGCCATAGTTATCTGCTCGATATTCATGATTTTCATGCGTTTTCGCCACTTAGCAGCGAGCAAGCACACGTACAACTGAGTGTTTGGCTGCAATATTTTCTCTCGGGTCAAACTACGCCAATAATGCTAATGCCAAAGACTTCACTGGCTTATGTGATGAGTGACGGCGAACATCAAGAACGACTACAAGAATGTCGTAAAACTTGGGAGGCTAGCCAAATTGGTGGCGAGGGTGCAGATCCGCATTATCAGCGCTGTTTTCAATACCCTGATGATTTTACCGAAGATAACTTCGGCGCAATCGCTCTGACGCTGCTGCAACCGCTCCAATCGCTATACAGCAAAGGCAAGCTCGAGCAACTTGGCGACTTTGTTGCCAATGGTGGCATGACGTTACAAGGAGCAGCCCAATGA
- a CDS encoding DUF58 domain-containing protein encodes MPAIMQRWFSAWLKKRIPAANQQTLSHHSIFILPSGFGLVWVVLIVLLFLFGTNYQNNLVIGMALLLASVFVSTILHSYRNLAGLTLLSTGSTHTYAGQELSIPVKLYATKSLYQLQLSYPHNPELKVDEVSTEPQPRVLAFKTLRRGRVIPGRLMIESRYPLGLCRVWSWLDLNTEHLAFPKPIAGHLGFTSQEGDIGDGGVAPKGVDEYAGLRSYIPGESLKQVAWKQWAQERGMLSKEFTTPEGDPVWLQLPKQIDNAQLEHWLSVLCYQIDELAKNPNQYWGLQLGHIKISPATGQAHRIACLSALACYQAELQGGIDD; translated from the coding sequence ATGCCCGCGATTATGCAGCGCTGGTTCAGCGCTTGGCTAAAGAAACGGATCCCAGCCGCTAATCAGCAAACGCTCAGTCATCACAGCATTTTTATTCTGCCAAGTGGCTTCGGTTTAGTTTGGGTCGTATTGATTGTGCTGCTGTTTTTATTCGGTACCAATTATCAAAATAATTTGGTGATTGGCATGGCGCTGCTGCTGGCCAGTGTGTTTGTCAGTACCATTTTGCACAGCTATCGCAATTTGGCGGGGCTAACACTGTTATCGACCGGGTCAACGCATACCTATGCTGGGCAAGAGTTGTCGATTCCGGTTAAGCTCTACGCCACCAAATCGCTGTATCAGTTGCAGTTATCCTATCCCCACAATCCTGAGCTAAAAGTGGATGAAGTTTCCACCGAACCGCAACCCCGAGTGCTGGCTTTCAAAACGCTTAGACGGGGGCGAGTGATACCGGGGCGACTAATGATTGAGTCGCGCTATCCATTAGGTTTATGTCGCGTCTGGTCTTGGCTAGATCTGAATACTGAGCATCTCGCCTTTCCTAAGCCCATCGCTGGTCATCTCGGTTTTACCAGTCAAGAAGGCGATATTGGTGATGGTGGCGTAGCGCCCAAAGGCGTGGATGAATACGCCGGACTGCGCAGTTATATTCCCGGTGAATCACTAAAACAGGTGGCGTGGAAGCAATGGGCACAAGAGCGCGGCATGTTATCCAAGGAATTCACCACACCAGAAGGCGATCCCGTTTGGTTACAACTGCCCAAGCAAATAGATAACGCGCAATTGGAGCATTGGCTCAGTGTGTTGTGTTATCAGATTGACGAACTTGCGAAAAACCCAAATCAGTATTGGGGGCTGCAACTTGGCCATATCAAAATTTCACCAGCTACCGGACAAGCGCATCGCATCGCGTGTTTAAGTGCTCTAGCGTGTTATCAAGCTGAGTTGCAGGGGGGCATTGATGACTGA
- a CDS encoding transglutaminase family protein, translating into MTELHDNISRHTLLWLLMTNIAVILPLADKTSIATLGICGICFVWRIGIYFGRVAKPPRWLVTSLAVAAAGVLALVSRELGVLNALINLLILGYALKYIEMRQRRDILAIVLAGYFLIALAFIDKQGIGDTLLSFVVLAINTTTLLSVYRGQQPLLTQLRQASVLLLQSLPLAIALFVVLPRLSPLWLVPQSKSATTGLSDEVSFGDITQLTRSQALAFRVTFEGKPPASPQLYWRALVMTDYDGRRWQQSAEMRAVNWYRPYNINDRQEPPNTNGIRYSVIAERSGQHWLYGLDRAQSATRGVKQLDDYRLVSIKPIEQKFQYRVNSALDAKLNKPLSRQEVRENLAVAENFNPQTIALGKQFAEQYADPKQRLSAMMQYFNQQPFFYTLSPAPTGRNQLDDFLFDTRQGFCVHYASAMTIMARASGLPARMVTGYQGGIYNAEAGYMSIYQYMAHAWTEIWLPNEGWTRYDPTAMIAPERVEQGFDSLFAPEESYLADANFSTIRASRWFNALRMQLANLDYYWTVWVLGFDEQRQQQLMSKLLGEVTPLRIALFLGSIMLIVLMIIAWQTGLLRLPTKRSAIDLSFEHVEHTAAKMGLQRAISTGPIHFSEQLKARWPMLAHEVDNWLTCYSKLKYQQNNSSQLPALKKQFIALSKSLSKQLKQCR; encoded by the coding sequence ATGACTGAACTGCATGACAATATCAGTCGTCATACCCTGCTTTGGCTGTTGATGACCAATATCGCGGTAATTCTTCCACTTGCTGATAAAACGTCAATTGCCACCCTTGGGATCTGTGGTATTTGCTTTGTTTGGCGGATCGGTATCTATTTTGGCCGAGTTGCCAAGCCGCCGCGTTGGTTAGTCACTAGCCTTGCTGTCGCCGCAGCAGGCGTACTAGCGCTAGTGAGCCGCGAACTAGGTGTCCTCAATGCATTAATCAACTTGCTGATTTTGGGTTACGCCCTTAAATACATTGAAATGCGGCAACGGCGCGATATTTTGGCGATTGTGCTCGCGGGTTACTTTCTGATTGCGCTGGCGTTTATCGATAAACAAGGGATTGGCGATACGCTACTCAGTTTTGTGGTGTTAGCCATTAATACCACTACGCTACTGAGCGTTTACCGTGGCCAGCAACCGCTTCTCACCCAACTCCGCCAAGCCAGTGTGTTATTGCTGCAAAGCCTGCCGCTGGCGATTGCGCTATTTGTCGTGTTGCCGCGTTTATCGCCACTGTGGTTAGTACCGCAAAGCAAGAGTGCAACCACGGGGTTATCGGATGAAGTCAGCTTTGGCGATATAACCCAACTAACTCGCTCGCAAGCGCTGGCATTTCGAGTGACGTTTGAGGGCAAACCTCCTGCATCACCGCAGCTTTATTGGCGTGCGCTGGTGATGACCGATTACGATGGTCGCCGCTGGCAGCAATCAGCCGAGATGCGCGCAGTTAATTGGTATCGGCCTTATAACATTAATGACCGCCAAGAACCGCCCAATACTAATGGCATTCGTTATAGTGTCATTGCCGAGCGCAGTGGTCAGCACTGGTTATATGGACTTGATCGAGCACAAAGTGCCACGCGCGGGGTTAAGCAGCTGGACGACTACCGTTTAGTATCGATCAAACCCATAGAACAAAAGTTTCAATATCGGGTGAACAGCGCCTTAGACGCCAAGTTAAACAAACCATTGAGCCGCCAAGAAGTGCGCGAAAACTTAGCGGTTGCCGAAAACTTTAACCCGCAAACGATTGCCTTGGGTAAACAGTTTGCCGAGCAATACGCTGACCCCAAACAGCGCTTGTCTGCCATGATGCAGTATTTCAACCAGCAGCCGTTTTTCTACACCCTGAGCCCCGCGCCGACAGGGCGAAATCAACTGGATGATTTTCTGTTTGATACTCGCCAAGGCTTTTGTGTGCACTACGCCAGTGCCATGACCATTATGGCGCGCGCATCTGGCTTGCCGGCACGAATGGTCACAGGTTACCAAGGCGGGATTTACAACGCAGAAGCCGGTTATATGTCGATTTACCAGTATATGGCCCATGCGTGGACGGAAATTTGGTTGCCAAACGAGGGCTGGACGCGTTACGACCCTACCGCCATGATTGCCCCAGAACGAGTTGAGCAAGGTTTTGATAGTCTATTTGCCCCGGAAGAAAGCTATCTGGCAGATGCAAATTTCAGCACCATTCGCGCCAGCCGCTGGTTTAATGCACTGCGAATGCAACTTGCCAACCTCGATTACTACTGGACTGTGTGGGTGTTAGGATTTGACGAACAGCGCCAACAGCAGTTGATGTCAAAGTTGCTGGGTGAAGTTACTCCGCTGCGCATCGCACTGTTTTTGGGCTCGATCATGCTGATCGTACTGATGATTATTGCTTGGCAGACTGGCTTGCTTCGTTTACCGACCAAGCGCTCCGCTATCGACCTCAGTTTTGAACATGTTGAACATACCGCCGCCAAGATGGGGCTACAACGGGCCATATCAACCGGTCCAATTCACTTTAGTGAACAACTTAAAGCACGCTGGCCCATGCTGGCTCATGAGGTAGATAACTGGCTAACGTGTTACAGCAAGCTTAAGTATCAACAAAATAATTCATCACAATTACCAGCGTTGAAAAAGCAATTTATTGCTTTAAGTAAGTCACTTAGCAAACAGTTAAAACAATGTCGTTGA